The following proteins come from a genomic window of Acinetobacter baumannii:
- the purL gene encoding phosphoribosylformylglycinamidine synthase — MFIVAGAAAHSSFKKAQLLTRLSSISSVQSFDSQWVYLFDQALNEQQHQSALQLLNDGESFELRQPASDEIQILVTPRVGTISPWSSKATDIFKNCNTPVHRLERGLLFTLKGVSEISNEVKQVLHDRMTETVFAQIEDAKALFSETAPKPLNSIDILGQGKKALVKANNEFGFALSEQEIDYLTEAFTRLGRNPNDIELMMFAQANSEHCRHKIFGSEWTIDGEKQPLSLFQMIKNTYKESPTDVLSAYKDNASVIVGYDTMRFYPKADENGHFVYKYKSQAAHILMKVETHNHPTAISPFAGAATGSGGEIRDEGATGRGGKPKAGLTGFTVSNLNIPGFEQPWEENYGKPSRMASPLQIMIEGPLGGAAFNNEFGRPALNGYFRTFEQNVNGEVKGFHKPIMIAGGYGNIRPDHVEKDAIQPGDLLIVLGGPAMLIGLGGGAASSVDSGTMGESLDFASVQRENPEMERRCQEVIDTCWRLEDFNPIVSIHDVGAGGLSNAMPELVNDHELGAVLNLRKIPSLEPGMSPMEIWSNEAQERYVLAIRPESLEQFESICARERCPFAVLGEATEARHLTVEDPLFQNNAVDIPMQVMLGGTPRMQRSYETIERKGNEFDASKVDLKDAIFRVLKNPTVASKSFLITIGDRSITGMVARDQMVGRWQIPVADAAVTTTSLQGFTGEAMAMGERPPVALLNPAASARLAVAEAITNIACANIEQISDIKLSANWMAAAGQKGEDQALFEGVKAIGMEMCPALGIAIPVGKDSLSMRTTWNDNGEDKAVTSPMTGVITAFAPVADVRKTLTPELKNLEDSVLVRIDLSKGQFRLGGSILAQVYKAIGSVTPDVDSFDDFKAFFALIQDWNNRGLIQAYHDIGDGGLLATVAEMMFASRLGVALEDQTTAGLFAEEIGAVVQIKAADWEALQAEVAASSLKDAIAVVGRVNNTDQLSVNGLTLERAELQQAWSEVSHQIQRLRDNVETADQEFALITDKSHQGLIAKPTFDLNEPIEAPFINSRRPNMAILREQGVNGHIEMAAAFDKVGFNTIDVHMSDLLAGRVSLSDFEGLVTCGGFSYGDVMGAGGGWAKSVLFNAKLRDQFEQFFHREGTFSLGICNGCQMLSQLAPLIPGAEHWPRFHRNMSEVFEARSVNVRVEKSVSVLLDGMEGSILPIAVAHGEGRAVASEADIASLNAANQVALRYVDSHGNPTQHYPLNPNGSPEAITGVTSKDGRATIMMPHPERTFRAIQHSWKPEEWTEDGAWLRMFRNARKFIG, encoded by the coding sequence ATGTTTATCGTGGCCGGTGCAGCAGCACATTCTTCTTTTAAGAAAGCTCAACTATTAACACGTTTATCGTCAATTAGTTCTGTTCAATCTTTTGACAGCCAATGGGTCTATTTGTTTGATCAAGCGCTCAACGAGCAGCAACATCAATCTGCTTTGCAATTATTAAATGACGGTGAGTCTTTTGAACTTCGTCAACCTGCAAGTGATGAGATTCAGATTTTAGTAACACCACGTGTGGGTACGATTTCACCTTGGTCATCTAAAGCGACTGACATTTTCAAAAACTGTAATACGCCAGTTCACCGTTTAGAACGTGGTCTTTTATTTACCTTAAAAGGTGTTTCTGAAATTTCTAATGAAGTAAAACAAGTACTTCATGACCGTATGACTGAAACTGTTTTTGCACAAATTGAAGATGCAAAAGCACTGTTTTCAGAAACAGCACCAAAACCTTTAAATTCAATTGATATTTTAGGTCAAGGTAAAAAAGCATTAGTAAAAGCCAACAACGAATTTGGTTTTGCGTTATCTGAACAAGAAATTGATTATTTAACTGAAGCATTTACTCGACTTGGTCGTAACCCAAATGACATCGAGTTGATGATGTTTGCACAAGCAAACTCTGAACACTGTCGTCATAAAATCTTCGGTTCTGAATGGACAATTGATGGTGAAAAACAACCATTATCATTGTTCCAAATGATTAAAAACACTTATAAAGAGTCTCCAACTGACGTGTTATCAGCATATAAAGATAACGCATCTGTAATTGTTGGTTATGACACGATGCGTTTTTATCCGAAAGCAGATGAAAACGGTCATTTTGTTTACAAATATAAGAGCCAAGCTGCTCACATTTTAATGAAGGTTGAAACTCACAACCACCCAACAGCAATTTCTCCATTTGCTGGTGCAGCAACAGGTTCAGGCGGTGAAATCCGTGATGAAGGTGCAACTGGTCGTGGTGGTAAACCGAAAGCAGGTTTAACAGGCTTTACAGTTTCTAACTTAAATATTCCTGGTTTTGAACAACCTTGGGAAGAAAACTACGGTAAACCTTCACGTATGGCATCGCCATTACAAATTATGATTGAAGGTCCATTAGGTGGCGCGGCATTTAACAATGAATTTGGCCGTCCTGCATTAAATGGTTATTTCCGTACTTTCGAACAAAACGTAAATGGTGAAGTGAAGGGCTTCCATAAGCCAATCATGATCGCGGGTGGTTACGGTAACATTCGTCCTGACCATGTAGAAAAAGATGCGATTCAACCGGGTGACTTGCTCATTGTATTGGGTGGCCCTGCAATGTTAATCGGTCTTGGTGGTGGTGCTGCTTCTTCAGTAGACAGCGGTACAATGGGTGAAAGCCTTGATTTCGCATCTGTACAACGTGAAAACCCAGAAATGGAACGCCGTTGTCAAGAAGTGATTGATACTTGCTGGCGTTTAGAAGACTTCAACCCAATCGTGTCTATTCATGACGTAGGTGCTGGTGGTTTATCAAATGCAATGCCTGAGCTTGTAAACGATCATGAGTTAGGTGCAGTTCTTAACCTTCGTAAGATTCCTTCATTAGAGCCGGGCATGAGCCCAATGGAAATCTGGTCAAATGAAGCACAAGAGCGTTATGTTCTTGCAATTCGTCCAGAGTCTTTAGAACAGTTCGAATCAATCTGTGCTCGTGAACGTTGTCCATTTGCCGTGTTAGGTGAAGCAACTGAAGCTCGTCACTTAACTGTTGAAGATCCATTGTTCCAAAACAACGCAGTTGATATCCCAATGCAAGTGATGCTTGGTGGTACACCGCGTATGCAACGTTCTTATGAAACAATTGAACGTAAAGGCAACGAATTTGACGCTTCAAAAGTTGATTTGAAAGATGCGATTTTCCGTGTATTGAAAAATCCTACAGTTGCGTCTAAATCATTCTTGATCACCATTGGTGACCGTTCAATTACAGGTATGGTTGCACGTGACCAAATGGTTGGTCGTTGGCAGATTCCTGTTGCAGATGCAGCAGTAACGACTACCAGCTTACAAGGCTTCACTGGTGAAGCAATGGCAATGGGTGAACGTCCACCAGTTGCATTGTTAAATCCAGCAGCGTCTGCTCGCTTGGCAGTTGCTGAAGCAATTACCAATATTGCATGTGCAAACATTGAACAAATTAGCGATATCAAACTTTCTGCAAACTGGATGGCTGCTGCTGGTCAAAAAGGTGAAGACCAAGCATTGTTTGAAGGCGTGAAAGCAATTGGTATGGAAATGTGTCCTGCTTTGGGAATTGCGATTCCTGTAGGTAAAGACTCACTTTCAATGCGTACGACTTGGAACGACAACGGTGAAGATAAAGCTGTAACATCTCCAATGACTGGCGTAATTACTGCATTTGCTCCAGTAGCTGATGTTCGTAAGACTTTAACACCTGAACTTAAGAATTTAGAAGACTCAGTACTTGTCCGTATTGATTTATCTAAAGGACAATTCCGTTTAGGTGGTTCGATTCTTGCGCAAGTATATAAAGCAATTGGTTCAGTCACTCCAGATGTTGATAGTTTTGATGACTTCAAAGCGTTCTTTGCTTTAATTCAAGACTGGAATAACCGTGGCTTGATTCAGGCTTACCATGACATCGGTGATGGTGGTTTACTCGCAACTGTAGCTGAAATGATGTTCGCTTCGCGTTTAGGTGTAGCATTAGAAGATCAGACTACTGCTGGTTTATTTGCAGAAGAAATTGGTGCAGTAGTTCAAATCAAAGCAGCTGACTGGGAAGCTTTACAAGCAGAAGTTGCTGCTTCTAGCTTAAAAGATGCAATTGCAGTAGTTGGTCGCGTAAATAATACTGATCAATTATCTGTAAATGGCTTAACTTTAGAGCGTGCAGAGTTACAACAGGCTTGGTCTGAAGTATCTCATCAGATCCAACGTTTACGTGATAACGTTGAAACTGCTGACCAAGAATTTGCTTTAATTACTGATAAATCACATCAAGGTTTAATTGCAAAACCTACATTTGATTTAAATGAACCTATCGAAGCACCGTTTATTAATAGCCGTCGTCCGAATATGGCAATCTTGCGTGAGCAGGGTGTAAATGGTCATATTGAAATGGCAGCAGCTTTCGATAAAGTTGGCTTTAACACAATTGACGTACACATGAGCGATTTACTTGCTGGTCGTGTGAGCTTAAGTGATTTCGAAGGTTTAGTGACTTGTGGCGGTTTCTCTTACGGTGACGTAATGGGTGCAGGCGGTGGCTGGGCAAAATCAGTTCTGTTCAATGCGAAGTTACGTGATCAGTTTGAACAATTCTTCCATCGTGAAGGTACGTTTAGCTTAGGTATCTGTAATGGTTGCCAAATGTTGTCACAATTAGCGCCACTTATTCCGGGTGCTGAACACTGGCCACGTTTCCACCGCAATATGTCAGAAGTTTTTGAAGCACGTAGCGTAAACGTTCGTGTTGAAAAATCAGTTTCTGTATTACTTGATGGTATGGAAGGTTCAATTTTACCGATTGCTGTAGCACATGGTGAAGGCCGTGCGGTTGCTAGCGAAGCTGATATTGCAAGCTTAAATGCAGCGAATCAAGTTGCATTGCGCTATGTTGACAGCCACGGTAACCCAACTCAACATTATCCATTGAACCCAAATGGTTCACCGGAAGCGATTACGGGCGTAACGTCTAAGGATGGTCGCGCAACGATTATGATGCCGCACCCTGAGCGTACTTTCCGTGCTATCCAGCATTCTTGGAAACCAGAAGAGTGGACTGAAGACGGTGCTTGGTTACGTATGTTCCGTAACGCACGTAAGTTTATTGGTTAA
- a CDS encoding deoxyguanosinetriphosphate triphosphohydrolase → MEQMRWLELLSAVRLGSKKSSTELARSPFHKDYDRIIFSQSFRQLNRKTQVHPLAQHDGIHTRLTHSLEVSCIGRSMGMLAAEKIKDELPVWISPADVGAIIQAACLAHDIGNPPFGHAGEYAIREWFDDASHNDFLKKLTPEEEADVRQFEGNAQGLRLLTRIDYHPDDGGMRLTYATLGAYLKYPWLSKTIASQGDRPSHQRAKFGCYQSEKEILKQIAEQLGLIQLGEYHYCRHPLTYLLEAADDICYALIDLEDGIILNMLNYQEVEPIFLNLIADYGQPEELSLPSSTWQQKISALRGRVMKRLVDEVTTAFAKHHYEIITGQLKGSLLQYCSPDIAAGIETAKNLAREKIFEHPQKSGLEIIAHQSLQTILDAFVPLTMPHKSLSFKEQRLMSILNLYGARFSNNHYSNIMQVLDIISKFSDHQAYSLAQELQGNKIGLF, encoded by the coding sequence ATGGAACAAATGCGTTGGTTAGAACTGCTGTCTGCAGTTCGTTTAGGTAGTAAAAAAAGCAGCACAGAGCTGGCTCGAAGCCCATTTCATAAAGATTATGACCGCATTATATTTTCACAAAGTTTTCGTCAGTTAAACCGCAAGACTCAAGTTCATCCTTTAGCACAGCATGATGGCATTCATACCCGTTTAACTCACTCGCTTGAAGTTTCCTGTATTGGCCGTTCCATGGGCATGCTGGCAGCCGAAAAAATTAAAGATGAATTGCCTGTCTGGATTTCTCCTGCCGATGTCGGCGCAATTATTCAAGCGGCCTGCCTTGCTCATGACATTGGCAACCCACCCTTCGGGCATGCAGGTGAATATGCAATTCGTGAATGGTTTGACGATGCCTCACATAATGATTTTTTAAAAAAATTAACTCCCGAAGAAGAAGCCGATGTCCGTCAGTTTGAAGGCAACGCCCAAGGATTACGCTTATTAACCCGTATTGACTATCATCCAGATGATGGAGGCATGCGTTTAACTTACGCGACCTTAGGCGCTTATTTAAAATATCCTTGGCTTTCAAAAACAATCGCGTCTCAAGGTGATCGTCCATCCCACCAACGAGCGAAATTTGGTTGTTATCAATCTGAAAAAGAAATTTTAAAACAAATTGCTGAGCAGCTCGGACTTATTCAATTAGGTGAATATCACTACTGCCGTCATCCACTTACCTATTTATTAGAAGCTGCTGATGATATTTGCTATGCCCTCATCGATTTAGAAGATGGCATTATTCTAAATATGCTGAATTACCAAGAGGTTGAACCAATTTTTCTCAACTTGATTGCAGATTATGGCCAACCTGAAGAGCTATCACTCCCAAGTAGCACATGGCAACAAAAAATTTCGGCATTGCGTGGCCGTGTTATGAAGCGTCTGGTTGATGAAGTCACTACAGCTTTTGCCAAACATCATTATGAAATTATTACTGGTCAGCTCAAAGGTAGTCTTTTACAGTACTGTTCGCCTGATATTGCGGCAGGTATTGAAACAGCCAAAAATCTGGCACGTGAAAAAATCTTTGAACACCCACAAAAGTCTGGTTTAGAAATTATTGCTCACCAAAGTTTGCAAACTATTCTTGATGCATTTGTTCCCTTAACGATGCCGCATAAATCTTTAAGCTTTAAAGAACAGCGCTTGATGTCTATTCTTAATTTGTACGGTGCTCGCTTTAGTAATAACCACTACAGCAATATCATGCAGGTACTCGATATTATCAGTAAGTTTTCAGATCATCAGGCTTATAGCTTGGCTCAAGAGCTACAAGGTAATAAAATCGGCTTGTTTTAA
- the ruvA gene encoding Holliday junction branch migration protein RuvA, translating to MIGCLIGEVFALEAPTVLLNVNGVGYEIDTPLSTFCQLQKGQKVTLWTHLVVREDAQQLYGFSDAQEKTIFRTLLKVNGVGPKMALGILSTLSVELLVHTIEHDDVNTLVKVPGVGKKTAERLMIELRDRFKTLAQGTSSAAALPQIQFVSNSPVAEAEAALQSLGYKPLEAQKAVAAVKADYTESADIIRAALKSMMK from the coding sequence ATGATCGGATGTTTAATTGGCGAAGTGTTTGCCCTAGAAGCCCCAACTGTCTTACTGAATGTAAATGGCGTGGGCTATGAAATTGATACACCGCTTTCAACATTTTGCCAATTACAAAAAGGCCAGAAAGTTACGCTATGGACGCATTTGGTCGTCCGTGAAGATGCTCAGCAGCTTTATGGTTTTAGTGATGCTCAAGAGAAAACTATTTTCCGCACCTTACTAAAAGTAAATGGTGTTGGCCCAAAAATGGCATTAGGTATTCTTTCTACGTTAAGTGTTGAATTGCTGGTACACACAATTGAACATGACGATGTGAATACTTTGGTCAAAGTTCCGGGTGTAGGCAAAAAAACGGCTGAACGTTTAATGATCGAACTTCGTGACCGTTTTAAAACTTTGGCACAAGGAACTTCTAGCGCTGCGGCCCTGCCTCAGATTCAATTTGTTTCGAACTCACCTGTTGCAGAAGCAGAAGCAGCATTACAGTCACTAGGTTATAAACCTCTAGAAGCACAAAAAGCTGTTGCGGCGGTTAAAGCCGATTACACTGAATCAGCCGATATTATTCGTGCTGCACTTAAATCAATGATGAAGTAA
- the ruvB gene encoding Holliday junction branch migration DNA helicase RuvB: MQDRLISGTEKPEDHFDRAIRPTSLADYIGQPVVREQMEIFIGAARGRGEALDHTLIFGPPGLGKTTLANIIAREMGGNLKSTSGPVLERAGDLAAMLTNLEEGDVLFIDEIHRLSPVIEEILYPAMEDYQLDIMIGEGPAARSIKLDLPPFTLVAATTRAGLLTSPLRDRFGIVQRLEFYSVEDLTHIVSRSANLMDVPITVEGAEEVARRSRGTPRIANRLLRRVRDYAQVKGTGEVNHEMAQRALDMLNVDKAGLDTLDRRYLSMLLERFDGGPAGVEALAAAMAEDSGTLEDVIEPYLIQQGYVMRTARGRIATNQSYLQFGMTPPEPKN, translated from the coding sequence ATGCAAGACCGTCTAATCAGTGGAACAGAAAAACCTGAAGATCATTTTGATCGGGCTATTCGACCGACTTCACTTGCCGATTATATCGGGCAACCAGTCGTACGCGAGCAAATGGAAATTTTCATCGGTGCGGCTCGTGGTCGTGGTGAAGCACTCGATCACACACTGATTTTCGGTCCACCGGGCTTAGGAAAAACTACGCTTGCCAATATTATTGCGCGTGAAATGGGTGGCAATCTCAAATCCACTTCAGGGCCTGTTTTAGAGCGTGCGGGTGATTTGGCTGCAATGCTGACTAACCTTGAAGAAGGCGATGTTTTATTTATTGATGAGATTCATCGTCTTTCACCAGTGATTGAAGAAATTCTGTATCCGGCAATGGAAGATTACCAACTCGATATCATGATTGGTGAAGGCCCTGCTGCCCGTTCAATTAAACTAGATTTACCCCCTTTTACACTTGTTGCTGCGACCACACGTGCCGGCTTACTCACCTCGCCTCTACGTGACCGTTTCGGTATTGTGCAACGTCTTGAATTCTATTCTGTAGAAGACTTAACTCACATCGTGTCACGATCTGCAAACCTCATGGATGTACCCATTACAGTTGAGGGTGCAGAAGAAGTTGCACGCCGTTCACGCGGAACACCGCGTATTGCCAATCGTTTATTACGCCGTGTACGTGACTATGCACAAGTAAAAGGTACAGGCGAAGTTAACCATGAAATGGCACAACGTGCGCTTGATATGCTTAATGTCGATAAAGCTGGTTTAGATACCTTAGACCGACGTTATTTAAGTATGTTGTTAGAACGTTTTGATGGTGGACCTGCTGGTGTTGAAGCCCTTGCAGCTGCTATGGCTGAAGATAGCGGAACACTTGAAGATGTTATTGAACCTTATTTAATTCAGCAAGGTTATGTTATGCGTACTGCACGAGGTCGCATTGCAACCAACCAATCTTATTTGCAGTTTGGCATGACGCCACCTGAGCCTAAAAACTAA
- a CDS encoding M20 family metallopeptidase has translation MYKKTALIFPLALISQLSLADWVKDATQQNENQVIQLRQHIHEYPELGNMEFKTSALIQKELKSYGIQVKTGYAKTGVIGILKGNNPGPIIALRADMDALPMEEKSGVPFASKQKAIYQGKETYVMHACGHDAHTAMLLGAAKILAANKDKISGTVVFVFQPAEEGGADIDNFTHGDQIGSRKMIADGAFKDYKPEAIFGMHVMSGMKSGHLYYKDGAILNSADHLRIQVNGKQVHGSTPWLGRDPIYASAQMINNLQSLISRRTDLTQGMGVISIGNIQGGTAGNVIHEQVNMIGTIRSNNEQIRENILKSLPTLVENNAQANDVTAKVEIAPYAPVTMNNKALTQLIQPTLAKTVGDSNLHVLDHNASASEDFAYYGKLMPSFFVFLGATPENQDLSQAAPNHNPSFIVDDKALKTGTELHIRFVLDYPNIAKQVQAAWKQS, from the coding sequence ATGTACAAAAAAACCGCTTTAATTTTTCCACTTGCCCTAATAAGTCAATTGAGCCTAGCGGATTGGGTAAAAGATGCTACACAACAAAATGAAAATCAGGTCATTCAATTAAGACAACACATCCATGAGTACCCTGAACTAGGCAATATGGAATTTAAAACATCTGCATTGATTCAAAAAGAATTAAAGTCTTATGGCATTCAAGTCAAAACAGGTTATGCAAAAACAGGGGTAATCGGCATTTTAAAAGGGAATAACCCCGGCCCTATTATTGCGCTTAGAGCAGATATGGATGCGCTACCTATGGAAGAAAAAAGTGGTGTGCCATTTGCCAGTAAACAAAAGGCAATTTATCAAGGTAAAGAAACTTATGTGATGCATGCTTGTGGACACGATGCACACACTGCAATGTTATTAGGTGCAGCAAAAATTCTGGCGGCCAATAAAGATAAAATATCAGGCACTGTAGTTTTTGTATTTCAGCCAGCTGAAGAAGGTGGAGCGGATATCGATAACTTCACGCATGGTGATCAAATCGGCTCAAGAAAAATGATTGCGGATGGTGCATTTAAAGACTACAAACCAGAAGCCATTTTTGGCATGCATGTCATGTCCGGCATGAAAAGCGGACATCTATATTATAAAGATGGTGCTATTTTAAACAGTGCCGATCACTTACGGATTCAAGTTAACGGCAAACAGGTTCATGGCTCAACCCCTTGGTTAGGCAGAGATCCAATTTATGCATCAGCTCAAATGATTAATAATTTACAAAGTCTTATTAGCCGAAGAACCGACCTAACCCAAGGTATGGGCGTTATTAGTATTGGCAATATTCAAGGCGGTACAGCTGGAAATGTGATTCATGAACAGGTCAATATGATCGGTACTATTCGATCCAATAACGAACAGATCCGAGAAAATATCCTAAAGAGCTTACCAACTCTGGTGGAAAATAACGCTCAAGCTAATGATGTAACAGCAAAAGTTGAAATTGCGCCTTATGCTCCAGTAACCATGAATAATAAAGCTCTTACTCAACTTATCCAGCCAACATTAGCCAAAACTGTTGGAGATTCGAATCTTCATGTTTTGGACCATAATGCAAGTGCAAGTGAAGATTTTGCCTATTATGGGAAATTAATGCCCTCTTTCTTCGTTTTCTTAGGAGCAACACCTGAAAATCAGGACTTAAGCCAAGCTGCACCAAATCACAACCCTTCTTTTATAGTAGATGATAAGGCCTTAAAGACAGGAACCGAGCTACATATAAGATTCGTTTTAGACTATCCGAATATCGCTAAACAAGTTCAGGCTGCATGGAAACAGTCTTAA
- the ybgC gene encoding tol-pal system-associated acyl-CoA thioesterase, producing MANHFEFNIRVYIEDTDAGGIVYHANHIRYMERTRTEWLRAAGVDHYWHQKDYNFVVYKIDVKYMRPILMDDLITVTARVVSCKAASFVLQQNIYRGEILLASGEVELACLSKDLMPRRLPEEIRDLIRKELEQD from the coding sequence ATGGCGAATCATTTTGAATTCAACATTCGTGTTTATATTGAAGATACGGACGCAGGTGGTATTGTTTACCATGCCAACCACATTCGCTATATGGAACGTACCCGTACAGAATGGCTCCGCGCTGCTGGCGTTGACCATTACTGGCATCAAAAAGACTACAACTTTGTGGTATATAAAATTGACGTAAAATATATGCGTCCTATTTTAATGGATGACTTAATTACTGTTACAGCGCGTGTAGTTTCATGTAAAGCTGCGTCATTTGTGTTGCAACAAAATATTTATCGTGGTGAAATCTTGCTTGCTTCTGGTGAGGTTGAGTTGGCATGTTTAAGTAAAGATCTAATGCCACGTCGTCTTCCGGAAGAAATACGTGATCTTATTCGTAAAGAATTGGAACAAGACTAA
- the tolQ gene encoding protein TolQ: MATNIESTLHISDLILQASPVVQLVMLILLLASIFSWYLIAKLHMSYKKARQDDEHFQKMFWSGAELNTLYNNAQLNSKRSGLEDIFYQGLSEFFKLKKRQAPTSQMIEGTERILRVGLSRDQGSLEYGLGTLASIGSVAPYIGLFGTVWGIMNAFIGLAAVDQVTLATVAPGIAEALIATAIGLFAAIPAVLAFNHFTAKSESVYSDRALFAEEMIALLQRQSVGSSQEDA, encoded by the coding sequence ATGGCAACAAACATTGAATCAACCCTGCATATTTCTGACCTTATTTTACAAGCAAGTCCAGTCGTCCAGTTGGTCATGCTGATTTTATTGTTAGCATCAATTTTTAGTTGGTACCTGATTGCCAAGTTACATATGAGTTATAAAAAAGCACGCCAAGATGATGAACATTTCCAAAAAATGTTCTGGTCTGGTGCTGAACTCAATACGCTTTACAACAACGCACAACTCAATTCAAAACGCTCAGGCCTTGAAGATATCTTTTATCAAGGATTGAGTGAGTTTTTTAAACTCAAAAAACGCCAAGCTCCTACCTCACAAATGATCGAAGGAACAGAACGTATTTTACGTGTAGGTTTAAGTCGTGATCAGGGTAGTCTGGAATATGGTTTAGGTACTTTAGCAAGTATCGGTTCGGTTGCCCCATATATCGGTTTATTCGGTACTGTTTGGGGAATCATGAATGCTTTTATTGGTTTGGCTGCTGTTGACCAAGTGACGTTAGCGACAGTTGCGCCAGGTATTGCCGAGGCCCTTATTGCAACTGCAATTGGTCTATTTGCTGCAATTCCTGCGGTATTGGCTTTTAACCACTTTACGGCTAAAAGCGAAAGTGTCTACTCTGATCGTGCATTATTTGCCGAAGAGATGATTGCTTTATTGCAACGTCAATCTGTGGGTTCATCACAGGAAGATGCATAA
- the tolR gene encoding protein TolR: MAIQRSGRFERIKKPLKSDMNVVPYIDVMLVLLVIFMVTAPMITSGIKVDLPQANNHPIESKDMPAMVTIGKDGNIYLQYEDYKDNEPLSLEKLESVLSEAQKQAEQENKQLTVLVNGDKTRPYGEVVSLMASLQEAGLTQVGLLTEPLK, from the coding sequence ATGGCCATTCAACGTTCAGGGCGCTTTGAGCGCATAAAAAAACCATTAAAAAGTGACATGAACGTCGTGCCTTATATCGATGTGATGCTGGTACTTTTAGTGATTTTCATGGTGACTGCTCCCATGATTACCAGTGGTATTAAAGTCGATTTACCTCAGGCAAATAATCATCCAATTGAATCAAAAGATATGCCAGCCATGGTCACGATTGGTAAAGATGGCAATATTTATCTTCAATATGAAGATTACAAAGATAATGAGCCACTTTCTCTTGAAAAACTTGAGTCTGTTTTAAGTGAAGCACAAAAACAAGCTGAGCAGGAAAATAAACAACTTACAGTTTTAGTGAATGGTGATAAGACCCGCCCTTATGGAGAAGTCGTATCATTGATGGCAAGTTTACAAGAAGCAGGTTTAACTCAAGTTGGCCTTCTGACAGAGCCTTTAAAATAA